The Acidobacteriota bacterium genome segment CATCGCTTCCGCGCGCGAGTGCCCGTGTTCGTGCGTGTCCCAGTAGACGAACGGGATGTACTCCGACGTCACCTCGACGTAACGCGCGCCGCCTTCGACGAGCCGCCGCGCGAGCAGGCAGCCCTGGCCGAAGCGGCCGGTATTGTACGCGTTGAACGACGCTTCGGGTTCGAGCGCGAGATCGAAGGCCTTCGCGGCCGGCGATCGCAGCAGGCGATCGGCGCCGTCGAGCGCGCGCACGAGCGATTGCCGCTGGAAGTCGCTGCCGTACTGATGGACCGGCTCGCGCGAGAGCAGTTGCTCGAAGAGTTGTCTGCGGCTCTGGAAGCGCGACGTCCCGAGCGACTTCGGCGGCCGCACGGCCGACGCGGCGTCCTGCGGATCGACGATGAGGAACGGGCCGTGCTCGGTGCCGAGGAACCCGGCGGTGTGGAACGCCTTGAGCGTGCCGATCTCGCCCGCGCCCTCGACGGTCTGGCCGATCGTGATGAACGCCGGCATGTCGGGATCGCGCGGCCCGAGCGTGCGCGAGATCGTGGCGCCGATGTGCGGCATCGCCATCGGCTGCGGCGGGATGTAGCCCGTGTGCCAGTGGTACTGGTGCCGCGAGTGCAGGATGAAGCCGAGGTCGGCCGCGTTGAACGTGCGGATCACGGTGCCGCGATCGATCACGCTGCCGATGCGTTCGAGGCCCTTCGTGAACTTGATGTGATCGACGGCCGTGTCGATCGTGGGGAACGTGCTGAGTACGTCGTTGATGGGCACGCCCGGCGCGTACGGCGTGTAGCGCTTGGGATCGAACGTTTCCGTCTGTGCCATGCCACCGGCCATCCACAGCACGATGACGGCGTCGGCAGTGGCGTGACGCGGTGCGCTGCCCTGTGCGCGAACCAGCGGGGGCTCGCTCCCTGCCAGCGCCGCGAGCGTGCCGGCGGCCGTCGTGCCGATGAACTGCCGGCGCGACAGGCTCGCATGGATGCGTCGCTCCTCGCGCGTGAGCGCGCTCAGGTCCTCGTCGTGCGGATGCGGACGTGTGTTCACGGCAGCCTCAGTAGATCAACTGGAACTCTGGCTTCATCAGCAGCGCCCAGATCAGGTCCGCGACGCCGGCCGACGACAGGCGCCCGTCGCTGGCCCCGATGCTGGCTCCGTCGCTCACGGCGCGTTCGGCGGCCGCGCGCTCGGCTGCGTCTGGCGCACGCCCGAGTGCGTGCCGGAACAACCGATCGACGAGCAGGCGTGCATCGTTCGTCGAGTGCGGGGCC includes the following:
- a CDS encoding DUF1501 domain-containing protein; translation: MHASLSRRQFIGTTAAGTLAALAGSEPPLVRAQGSAPRHATADAVIVLWMAGGMAQTETFDPKRYTPYAPGVPINDVLSTFPTIDTAVDHIKFTKGLERIGSVIDRGTVIRTFNAADLGFILHSRHQYHWHTGYIPPQPMAMPHIGATISRTLGPRDPDMPAFITIGQTVEGAGEIGTLKAFHTAGFLGTEHGPFLIVDPQDAASAVRPPKSLGTSRFQSRRQLFEQLLSREPVHQYGSDFQRQSLVRALDGADRLLRSPAAKAFDLALEPEASFNAYNTGRFGQGCLLARRLVEGGARYVEVTSEYIPFVYWDTHEHGHSRAEAMKALIDAPIAQLVRDLEERGLLDRTLVVLASEFGRDAVTEGKVGKEVKDQAIDIPDVMTDPRHYGMHRHFTAAGSVLMFGGGVKKGFVYGKTAEERPCTTIENPVPVEHLHASIFHALGIPPDTAYTVERRPVYVTRDGLGKPVRDLFA